One window of the Capnocytophaga haemolytica genome contains the following:
- a CDS encoding heavy metal translocating P-type ATPase — MEENNTNNTFTYYIKGMSCAGCVNTVQQALSGVEGVSSVQVDLNEKKATIESAEEVPFEVLEKSLEGTHYTIHKTAEEATEQHSLTLVEEGEEGTGVFYCPMHCEGDKTYDHPGACPICGMDLVEQVSSVEAAAEGERMKLRDLRRKFWGSVIFTLPIFVIAMSEMVPNNPLYEWLPQEYWNWIQFDLSLPVVFGFCWVFFQRAWRSIATLRFNMFTLIGIGAGVAWLFSVVGLLFPNIFPEQFLSHHGTVHVYFEAATVILTLVMLGQYLEAIAHGRTQNAVQSLLSLAPNTAIIVDEEGDIEVPIDEVVIGDLLRVKPGSKIPVDGHIVEGSSSVDESMITGEPIPVEKQVGDKVSAGTLNGTEAFVMEADKVGAETLLSQIVAMVQKASMTQAPIQKLADRVASYFVPVVIGISVLTFVLWAIFGGEHALVYALVNAIAVLIIACPCALGLATPMSVMVGVGKGAQNGILIKNAEGLERMNVVDTLVIDKTGTLTEGKPVVERMVLFSDMTEEELLQIIYSININSEHPLAKATNAYAEERGVEPLKITDFKAIAGKGVVGAYNEQTYYFGNEALLNTAGIMLIGVVKAMVTEEQARGKTISYIATNKKIVGAVVISDPLKATTVDALADLRDLGMEIIMLTGDNQLTAKAVAKAAGITDYKAGMLPQHKQKEVERLQREGKIVAMAGDGINDAPALAQADVGIAMGTGTDIAIENAEITLVKGELNGIVKAKKLSQAVVRNIRQNLFFALIYNAIGIPIAAGVLYPFFGVLLSPMIGALAMSFSSVSVISNALRLRSVKL; from the coding sequence ATGGAAGAGAACAATACAAATAATACTTTTACTTATTACATAAAGGGAATGAGTTGCGCAGGCTGTGTGAATACGGTGCAGCAGGCGCTTTCAGGTGTTGAAGGGGTGAGCAGCGTTCAGGTAGACCTCAATGAGAAGAAGGCTACCATTGAGAGCGCCGAGGAAGTGCCTTTTGAGGTGCTTGAAAAGTCGCTGGAAGGGACGCACTACACTATCCATAAGACCGCTGAGGAGGCTACGGAGCAACACTCTCTAACGCTTGTAGAAGAAGGAGAGGAAGGTACAGGCGTGTTCTATTGCCCGATGCACTGTGAAGGCGATAAGACTTATGATCACCCTGGTGCCTGCCCTATCTGCGGTATGGACTTGGTGGAGCAAGTAAGCAGTGTTGAGGCTGCTGCCGAAGGCGAGAGGATGAAGCTACGCGATTTGCGGCGTAAGTTCTGGGGCTCAGTGATCTTCACTTTGCCGATTTTCGTAATTGCAATGAGTGAGATGGTGCCGAACAATCCTCTGTACGAGTGGCTGCCTCAAGAGTATTGGAATTGGATACAGTTTGACTTATCGCTACCTGTGGTATTCGGTTTCTGCTGGGTGTTCTTTCAGCGGGCGTGGCGCAGTATTGCAACACTGCGGTTTAATATGTTCACCTTGATTGGTATCGGTGCGGGTGTGGCGTGGCTTTTCAGCGTAGTGGGGCTACTCTTCCCGAATATATTCCCTGAGCAGTTCCTCTCACATCACGGTACGGTACACGTTTACTTTGAGGCTGCTACTGTGATACTGACCCTTGTGATGCTGGGGCAATACTTAGAGGCAATCGCTCACGGTCGCACTCAGAACGCTGTGCAATCGCTGCTTAGCTTAGCGCCTAACACCGCCATAATAGTAGATGAAGAGGGCGATATAGAGGTGCCTATTGACGAAGTAGTGATAGGCGACTTGCTGCGAGTAAAGCCTGGTAGTAAGATCCCTGTTGATGGGCATATCGTGGAAGGCAGTAGCAGTGTAGATGAAAGTATGATCACGGGGGAACCTATCCCTGTGGAAAAACAGGTGGGCGATAAGGTATCGGCAGGCACACTCAATGGTACTGAGGCTTTTGTAATGGAAGCTGACAAGGTGGGTGCTGAGACCTTACTTTCGCAGATTGTGGCAATGGTACAGAAAGCCAGTATGACCCAAGCACCTATACAGAAGCTCGCCGATCGGGTTGCGAGTTATTTTGTGCCTGTGGTGATTGGGATTTCGGTGCTTACCTTTGTGCTGTGGGCTATCTTTGGTGGTGAACACGCCTTGGTATACGCTTTAGTAAATGCTATTGCAGTGCTCATTATCGCGTGCCCGTGTGCACTGGGCTTGGCTACCCCAATGTCCGTAATGGTAGGAGTAGGCAAAGGCGCCCAGAATGGTATACTCATCAAGAATGCGGAAGGCTTAGAGCGTATGAATGTGGTTGATACATTGGTAATCGACAAAACAGGTACGCTTACCGAAGGCAAGCCCGTAGTAGAGCGAATGGTGTTATTCAGTGATATGACGGAAGAGGAGCTCTTACAGATTATCTATTCAATCAATATCAACAGTGAACACCCTCTAGCAAAAGCTACTAATGCGTACGCTGAGGAGAGAGGCGTTGAGCCTTTAAAGATAACAGACTTTAAAGCTATTGCTGGTAAAGGGGTGGTAGGCGCTTATAACGAGCAAACATACTACTTTGGCAATGAAGCCCTACTGAATACTGCTGGAATAATGCTCATAGGTGTCGTAAAAGCAATGGTGACTGAAGAGCAAGCCCGTGGTAAAACAATCTCGTATATAGCTACTAATAAGAAGATTGTAGGGGCAGTGGTGATCTCAGACCCTCTGAAGGCAACTACGGTTGATGCTTTAGCTGACTTACGTGATTTAGGTATGGAGATTATAATGCTCACAGGCGATAATCAACTTACAGCTAAAGCCGTAGCTAAAGCGGCAGGCATCACGGACTATAAGGCAGGAATGTTGCCACAGCACAAGCAGAAAGAGGTAGAGCGCCTGCAAAGAGAGGGCAAGATAGTAGCAATGGCAGGTGATGGCATTAACGATGCGCCTGCTTTGGCACAAGCTGATGTGGGCATTGCAATGGGTACAGGCACCGACATTGCTATTGAAAATGCTGAAATCACCTTGGTAAAAGGTGAACTCAACGGTATTGTAAAAGCAAAGAAGCTCAGCCAAGCGGTAGTGCGCAACATACGTCAGAATCTCTTTTTTGCTTTGATATACAATGCCATAGGAATACCTATTGCAGCAGGGGTGCTATATCCATTCTTTGGTGTCCTCCTCTCGCCGATGATAGGAGCGCTGGCAATGAGTTTCAGTTCGGTAAGTGTGATTAGCAATGCTTTGCGCTTGAGAAGTGTAAAGTTATAG
- a CDS encoding heavy-metal-associated domain-containing protein has protein sequence MTTYRINGMGCEGCASTVKERLSKVEGVKEVAVDFAGSKATIEMTKEVPLSALQKALEGTSYSITK, from the coding sequence ATGACAACATATCGCATTAATGGAATGGGTTGTGAGGGTTGTGCCTCAACCGTAAAGGAACGCCTTTCGAAGGTAGAGGGCGTAAAGGAAGTAGCAGTGGACTTTGCTGGGAGCAAGGCTACTATTGAAATGACAAAAGAAGTGCCTTTATCGGCTCTACAAAAAGCGTTGGAGGGAACAAGCTATAGCATTACTAAGTAA
- a CDS encoding leucine-rich repeat domain-containing protein, whose protein sequence is MPKIEYILSDDGHTLVEWCLKKTAEIDMPSRVELSGIEAIAPRAFADCNKLTTLVLSEGLTTIGERAFERCKRLNSIVIPEGVVSIGDWAFADCNALVEVHLPQGITHIGERMFSKCESLTNIVLPPKVQTIGDRAFGECISLEEVVLPEGVTSLGKWAFSYCSKLRKVSLPESLTTIADHAFLECHSLTDIHLPDSLEMIGDTAFAFTSLTDLVIPEGVKAIGERAFAGVHLKQLTLLPPYPPTLGEAAFDLRKTIVNLPEEHRALYKEKLNCDGH, encoded by the coding sequence ATGCCTAAAATTGAGTACATATTGAGCGATGATGGGCACACTCTGGTGGAGTGGTGCCTGAAGAAAACAGCGGAGATTGATATGCCTTCGAGGGTAGAACTCTCTGGGATAGAGGCGATTGCACCGAGAGCTTTTGCTGATTGTAATAAGCTCACGACTTTGGTACTCTCGGAAGGGTTAACTACCATTGGCGAGCGGGCTTTTGAGCGTTGTAAGCGGCTGAATTCAATAGTAATACCCGAGGGGGTGGTGAGTATTGGTGACTGGGCTTTTGCAGATTGTAATGCGCTTGTAGAGGTGCATTTGCCACAGGGGATTACACATATTGGCGAACGTATGTTCTCGAAGTGTGAAAGCCTTACGAATATAGTGCTTCCGCCTAAGGTACAGACTATCGGTGATCGGGCTTTCGGTGAATGTATCTCGCTTGAAGAGGTAGTGCTCCCTGAAGGGGTGACCAGCCTTGGTAAATGGGCTTTTAGCTATTGCTCGAAACTACGGAAGGTATCACTCCCTGAGAGCCTTACCACTATTGCTGATCACGCTTTTTTAGAGTGCCATAGCCTTACAGATATTCATCTGCCCGACAGCCTTGAGATGATTGGCGATACGGCATTCGCTTTTACTTCGCTCACCGATCTTGTGATCCCTGAGGGAGTTAAGGCGATTGGTGAACGGGCTTTTGCAGGGGTGCATTTAAAGCAGCTGACACTGCTTCCCCCCTACCCTCCTACCCTTGGTGAGGCTGCTTTTGACCTGAGAAAGACGATTGTCAATCTGCCTGAGGAGCATCGAGCGCTTTATAAGGAGAAACTCAATTGTGACGGCCACTGA
- a CDS encoding nucleotide exchange factor GrpE, which yields MSEYTDHTEEPEEINEELLPEEQEVFDETPEEAQDEEETTTSESNPADELAKERDRYVRLFAEFENYKKRTTKERIELFKTAGQDILSAMLPILDDFDRALAELTKLGDHTALTGVELIYNKLMNMLKAKGLEPVEVNAGDPFDSEHHDAITQIPAPTPDLKGKIIDVVEKGYKLGDKVIRFPKVVVGQ from the coding sequence ATGAGTGAGTATACAGATCATACAGAAGAACCAGAAGAAATAAACGAAGAGCTCTTGCCAGAAGAGCAAGAGGTTTTTGATGAAACGCCTGAAGAGGCTCAGGATGAGGAAGAAACAACTACCTCAGAGAGTAATCCTGCCGATGAATTAGCTAAGGAAAGAGATCGCTATGTTCGCCTATTTGCCGAGTTTGAGAACTACAAAAAGCGTACCACTAAGGAGCGCATCGAACTCTTTAAAACCGCAGGACAGGACATTTTGTCAGCTATGCTGCCTATTCTCGATGATTTTGACAGAGCTTTGGCAGAACTCACCAAGCTGGGCGACCATACCGCACTCACAGGCGTGGAACTGATCTACAACAAACTGATGAATATGCTTAAAGCCAAAGGATTAGAGCCTGTGGAGGTAAATGCTGGCGATCCCTTTGATAGTGAGCACCACGACGCTATTACCCAAATACCTGCCCCAACGCCCGACCTGAAAGGCAAAATCATTGATGTGGTGGAAAAAGGCTATAAGCTCGGTGATAAAGTCATTCGTTTCCCGAAAGTGGTAGTAGGTCAATAA